The DNA sequence TCCGGTAGTGGCGCTGCGTGAGCAGGGCGATGACGACCAAAGCCCCGGTAAGCAGCAGCGTGATCCATCCTCCCTCGTGGAATTTGAGCACCGTCACGGATGCGAGAATGAAGAAGGTAAGGGTCATGCCGAGACCATTGAAGAACAGCTTTTTCTCCCAATGGTCCTCCTTGCCCCTCACCTCCCACCAGTGGCGCACCATGCCGAGCTGGGAGAGGAAGAAGGTGATGAACACGTTGATGCTGTAGAGGACAACCAGGTACCTGACCGACCCGCCGGTCAGGAGCATGGTCACGAGCGCGGCCCCGCCCATCATCAGGATGCCCTTCTGGGTCACGAGCCGGTCGGAGAGCATGGCGAACTTTGTCGGGAACCAGCGGTCGAGCGCCATGTTCGAGAGCACGCGGGGCCCGTCTAGGAATCCGGTCTGGGCGGCAACGAACAGGAGCGCGGCCTCGGAGAGCAGCGTGACGAGCACGAACACGGTCCCGCCCCTGCCCCAGTCCCGGGCCATGGTCTCGAACAACACGGCGTTCAGGGTCTTCCCACTCTGCGGAACAACGCGGTACAGGAGGTAGGCGAGCATGAGTCCCATCACGACGAGGGCCAGGGAAAAGGCCATGTACCGCATCGTCCGCTTGCCGGTCTGGACCTTGGGTTCGCGCAGGATCGGCAGGCCGTTGCTGACGGCCTCGATGCCCGTGTAGGTGCCCGCCCCCATGCTGTAGGCGCGCAGGATGAGGAGCACCGTGCCGGCGACCCCGAGCTCCGCCTGCGTCTGCATGACGTCGGCCCGTGTTGCGGCGGCGACGGCCCCGATGCTGCCCAGATTCGTGACCATGGCGTAAATGATGATGAACGCATGGGTCGCCACGAAGGTGAGAAAGATCGGCACCAGCGGCAGGACCGACTCCTTTACGCCGCGCATGTTCATGACGGTCAGGACCAGGACACCGACGATCGCAAAAGGGAGCTTGTACGCCAGCCACGCCGCGGGCAGAAAGCTGAAAAGGGCGTCAGCGCCGCTGGCAACGGAGATCGTGATTGTAAGGACGTAGTCGATGAGCAGGGCGCAGCCGGAAACCATGCCGGCCGACGGCGAAAGAAGCTTGCTCGCGACGAGATACCCCCCGCCGCCCGACGGGAATAGCTCGATGATCTGGGAATAGCTCGTGGCGATGATGAACACCGTGAGCCCGGACATGAGCGCGACAAAGACGCTCAGGTACACATGACCGTGAACGGCGAGAAAGGCTTCTTCCGGCCCGTAGCAGGAGGACGACAGACCGTCGGCGCCGAGGCCGATCCAGGCAAAGAACGCGATCAGCGTCAGCTTATGGAAAAGAGAGGTGTCCTCGATATTGTGCTTTCCGCCGAAGATGAGGGTTTTAAACCTCTGGGTGAATGTGGGCTTCCGGGGTTGATCCATAGGTGGTTGTATGCGACAGCGAGGGAATCCGCCTTCACTTTCCTGGGACTTTCTTACTGAACGGTCAAATTATAGAGCAATACTGCTGCCATTTCAACAAGAAGAATGCATTGCCATAACTGACGGATTTCTTGGGAAGACGGGCCGATGCCGGCATCAGAGACGACGCGCTCCTTCGAAGTCATGCCGCTTCTTTGGTCATCTGCCCGCTTTGTGACCAGAAAAGAACCCGGGTGACGAGTACGCACCAGGTGCGTGGGATATGCTCATGCGGGATCGTACTTCAGCCGGTAGCCGATCCCGGGCTCGTTCAGGAGAAACCGGGGCCGGGCTGGATCGGTCTCGAGCTTGTGCCTGAGCTGCGTCATGTACACGCGCAGGTACTGGACCTCGTTCACATGGGCGGGACCCCAGACCTCGTGCAGGAGCTGACGGTGGGTAATGACCTTGCCCGCATGGCGGATCATCACAGCGAGCAGCTTGTATTCGATCGGCGTGAGATGCACTTCTTCATTGCCGACGAACACCTGCCGCTGTGCGAAGTCGACCCGGAGCGTGTCGAGGGTAAAGACGGGCTCATCTGCGCCGGTCTTTTGTCGGGCGGCGTGACGCAGGGCCACGCGAATTCTCGCGAGGAGCTCCGCGGCATTGAAGGGCTTCGTCAGGTAGTCATCGGCTCCGGCATCGAGGGCATTGACCTTGTCCCGTTCCTGCTCGCGGGCGGAAATGACGATGATGGGCGTCTGCGTCCACTCCCTCAGCCGTTTCGTGACTTCCAGGCCGTCAAGGTCGGGCAGGCCCAGATCGAGCAGGACGATGTCCGGATTGCGCGTCGTCGCCTGGGAGAGTCCCTCCTGGGCAGTGGCCGCCTCGACCAGGCGATACCCCTGGGTCTGGAGCGTGATCCTGAGGAACCGGCGCATCTGGGGCTCGTCCTCGACAAGCAGTATGAGTTCTTTTTCTTCAGGCATGATAGTGCAAGGGACCGTGGAACCACGGATGAACACGGTAAAGAAACGGTGGGAGCGAATCATTGTGATGTTTACATCACCGTATATTCCTGTCGACTCCCGTGTGTTCGCGAAGCGAACCCGTGGTTAAAGGCCTCTTCGGCATTATACCCGCTCACGTTCCTCTTCCTGCTTCGGCGCCGGCGGCAGGCCGGCCGCGGACAGGGTAAAGCGGAACACCGCGCCGCCGCCCTCGCGGTTCTCCGCCCATATCCTGCCGCCATGGGCATTGATGATCGTGCGGCAAATGGCAAGGCCCAGGCCGACGCCCGTTCCGCTCGCGCGGCCGCGCACGAATTTATCGAAAATGTGCTCTTCCTCGCCGGGCGGGATCCCGGGCCCGCGGTCGGCCAGGGAAACGGTCACCGTGTAGAAGGATTCCGTTGCCGAGAGCTCGAGCGGCGTCCCCTTCGGCGTGTATTTGATCGCATTGTCGAACAGGTTCACTAGCACCTGTTCGATCAGCAGGCCATCGAAGGGAATGAGCGGCAGGTTTCCCTGCAGTTTTACGGTCACGGGATGATCCTGGAGGCGGTCGTCGAGGCGCTCCAGCACGACGCCCACGATCTCCTCGAGCGGCTGCCACTCCTTGTTGAGCCTGATGGCTCCCGACTCCAGGCGCGTCATGTCAAGGACGTTCTTGATGCTCCGGTTCAGGCGCTCCGCTTCCTCGCGGATGGTCTCCACAAGGTCCGTGCGGCTGCTCATGTCCAGCACGACGTCCTTCTGAAGCAGGGTCGTCGCTGCCCCGGTGATCACCGAGAGCGGGGTCCGGAGATCGTGGGAAATGGAGCTGAGAAGGGTGTTCCGCAGGCTCTCCGTCTCCGCCTTCAAGAGCGCGCGCTGCGCAGCCTGGCCGAGGAAGGAGCGTTCGATCGCGATCGCCGTCTGGTTTGCAAAGGCCTCGATATAATGGAATTGCTCGGGTTCGAATGTGTCGCCCGGGGTCCGCGGCAGAATGCCCACGACGCCGACCGGACCGCCGGAAGCGATGAGCGGCAGGTACAGGGCCTTCGCACCGGGCAGGGTATCGGTGCTCAGACCTGCGGGCTGCCTGTGTTCGTACACCCAGTGCGCGACGCTTAGTTCCTGCTGGTCGGGACTGAACGCCGAGGGGCCGCCCACCGTCGGCACAAGCCGGTTCTGGTCATCGGGTATGAGGATCGCGACCTGGCTGTCGAAGACCTCGCCGATGTGTTTCATGGCGATATCACTCAGGTGCTCCGTCCCCCTCTCCCGGACCAGCTCGCGGCTGAAGCTGTACAGCGCGGCGGTCCTGCGCTCGCGCAGGCGGGCCGACTCGGCCTGCTGGCGGACCCGGATCGTGAGCCTGCTGATAACGAAGGAAACGATGAACATCACGAGGAAGGTTATGAAGTACCTGACATCGCTGACCGCAAAGCTGTAATAGGGAGGGATGAAGAAAAAATCAAAGGCCGCGATGCTGAGGACCGTGGCGAACAGCGACGGCCACTTGCCGGTCCGGCTCGCCGCGAAAACAACCCCGAGGAGGTAGACCATCGCGAGGTCCAGCCGCTCGAAATAGGGCTGCATGAGCTTGTCGATGCCCGTGCAGGACGCAACCGTCAGGATGCTCCAGAGCCACTCCCGCTTGCGCCCTGTTTTGCGGGGCCGGATCTGCGGCTCGGGGTGCCGGTGGGGCTCCGCCACGTCGCCGCTGATGACGTACACATCGATGTCGCCGCTGCCCCGCACGATCTCGTCCAGCGGCGATCCGAAGATCTTGTCCTTCCAGGGTGGATGAGTGGGCTTGCCGATGATGATCCTGCTCACGTTCCGGCTGCGCGCATAGGTCAGCACTTCGTCGCTCATCCGCTGTCCCGAGAGCGTGACCGTCTCGGCGCCCAGGCTTTCGGCGAGGCGCATGTGGTCGGCCAGCTGCCTGAGGTCCTGCGCCGAGGGACGGACGCGCGCATGCGCTTCCACGTGGACCGCGATCCACTCGGCGCGCAGGCCCGCCGCGAGCCTCCGCGCTGAATGGATCAGCCGGATCGAGCGGGGGTTGGCGCCGACGCAGACCAGGATGCGCTCTCCCGCGGGCCAGATCTCCTTGATCCCCTTGTCCTGACGGTACACCTGCATCTGCTCGTCCACGCGGTCCGCGGTACGGCGCAGGGCAAGCTCCCTGAGCGCGATCAGGTTCCCCTTGCGGAAAAAATTCCTGATGGCCGCGGCTGCCTGTTCCGGCAAATAGACCTTCCCCTCTTTCATGCGCTGGAGGAGGTCGTCGGGGGGAAGGTCGATCAGTTCGATCTCGTCGGCCCGGTCGAGGAGAAAGTCGGGAACGGTTTCGCGCACGCTGATTCCCGTGATCTGGGTCACGATATCGTTCAGGCTCTCCAAATGCTGAACGTTCATCGTCGTGTACACGGAGATCCCCGCGCCGAGGAGCTCGTAGATGTCCTGCCAGCGCTTCTTGTGGCGCGAGCCGGGAGCGTTGCTATGGGCCAGTTCATCAACAAGGATAAGGGAGGGCTTGCGGGAGAGGGCCGCGTCGAGGTCGAATTCCTTCAGCACCGTGCCGCGGTACTCGACATCCCGGCGTGGGAGGACATCGAGGCCCTCGAGGAGGGCTTCGGTCTCCCTGCGGCCATGGGTCTCGACGAGCCCCACGAGGACAGGCACGCCTTCAGCCCGCTTCTGCATCGCGGCCTCGAGCATGGCATAGGTCTTTCCGACGCCGGGGGCCGCGCCGAAGAATACCTTGAGCTGGCCTTCACGGCTCCGTTCGGTTTCCCGGCGCACTCGATCGAGCAACTCGTCAGGATTCGGTCTTCCTTCTTCCATCCATACTCCCAGAGATGAACATCATACAGGGGATATCTTAATTTTTGCATTGTCGCATGTTTGATAGTGGGTGTAAATGCTTTTTTACAGATTACCCTTGCCGCTTAACGACGTTGCAGTCGCGCTGCTGCTCTCTTTGGCATTCTATCGGGTGCGCTAAAAAAATAACGGGGGCCCGGCATTGGATAACATGTTATTTGGCAACCTATATCCACCGCCATTTATAAATTGGGCTATTTACACGGATCGCCCGATGATATGACGAGGCTGCCGGCATCACCTTTTTCTGCGATGTCGCCTGCTTTGCTTTCGCCTTCGACAACCTCCCTTTCCGGCAGTACTCTTCTGAATACAGGAGCACGGTGAATTTTCAGACTTGCTTGAGTTCAGATCGCACAAAACAGGTTGTCCTGCTGCCAAAAAAAACGAACTGATAAGATATCAGCCGTTATTTATCCGAGGACAAATTGCCCTTCGCTGTTGCTATTGCCAAGCACTCATATGCCACGCGATCTCCCTGATACGTCACGGTGCCCCTTTTCATGATGCGCCAACCGCCGTTTTGAAACAAGCCGCTGGACGCAACGCCCTCGACAAGCCCGGCTGCGGAATCCAGGGCTTCAACGAGCTTGCGGTTTTGAGCGAGCACGACAGGCTTGATGCCGGGGGCCGTGACAATGGTCACCGGTTCGACGACAAGGTTCGCCAGATCGGGAACGGCGATCGCCGCAACGCCGGGTCTCGCCTGGAGCTGGATCATCCGCGCGCGCGTGTCGGGGCCGACGGTTTCCTTTGTGGCGCTGACCATATCGAGCAGATGCTCGCGGATCTCGTTCAGCTCCTTGGCTGACCGCAGCTTATCAATCCCGTCATAGCTTTTAAGCGCCTTGGCCAGCATGGAAACCTCCCGCAGGTAATGGTTCCGCTGGTTATCGGGCACCAGATACATGGCGATGATCGACACCGGAACGCCGTCCGGCGCGCCGTAGTCGATTCCCGTCGGGCTCCACCCCACCACGCATAGAAGATCGTCATCATAGGACGTCCTCGCATGAGGGCAGGCCCATCCCCTACCGATGGCCGTACCGGTTGCACGCTCCCTCGCCATGACCAGACCGACGATGTCGGTGCCGGCCGGGATCGTGGGTATCGCTTCCAGAATGTGCGCCAGGAACTGAAGGGCGTGCTCCTTGTTATTTTCGGGAAGTTCGATGAGTCTGCCTTCCTGCAAAGCATCGAGCAGGCTGTCCAAGATCAATCACCTCCGTATCGTTTGAAGAACCAGGTCTTCATGCCGTGCGTCATGACGGCATAAAGAACAAGAAAGAACGCGATCCAGACCCAATAAACAGGCGGCAAGGGAACCATGCCGAGAGCACCCGCGAAGGGTGAAAAAGGCAGCCATGCGCCGATGGCCATGACGACGAGAGTAGTCAACGTCAAGTGAAATGAAGCGCGGCTGCCGAAAAAGGGCATCCTCCGGGTCCGGATGGTGTGAACGATCAAAGTCTGGGTCAGAAGCGACTCCACGAACCATCCGGTCTGGAACAAGCGGGCAAGTGTTTCCTTCTGGACCGGTCCCGTGGCTGCATCGGCGTAGACGCTGCATTTGAAAAAGAACCACATGAGAGCAAAGGTCGCATAGTCAAAAATGGAGCTCATAGGGCCGATGAATATCATGAAACGCTTGATGTTCGAGATGTCCCACTTTTGCGGTTTGGCGGTCTGCTCCTCATCCACGTTGTCCGTGGGAATTCCCGTCTGGGAAATGTCATAGAGCAGGTTGTTCGTGAGCACTTGAATCGGCTGCATCGGCAGGAACGGCAGGAGATAGCTCGCGCCCACGACGCTAAACATGTTCCCAAAGTTCGAACTTGCTCCCATGCGGATGTACTTGATGATGTTCGCGAAGACCTTCCTTCCCTCGATGATCCCCTCTTCAAGGACCAGAAGGCTTTTTTCCAGGAGCACGATGTCCGCGGCTTCCTTGGCAACGTCCACGGCTGAGTCGACGGAAATGCCGACATCGGCTGCCTTGAGCGCCGGAGCGTCGTTGATCCCGTCGCCCATGAACCCCACGACATGACCTTGTTTTCTGAGTTCCTGGACGATCTGTTCTTTCTGAGCCGGGGCGATCTTGACGAACACATCCGCTTCCTGTACGACACGGGAAAACACATCTGGCGTCATAGACGAGATGTCCGCGCCGCTCACGATTGGCCCCGGCTCGATGCCCACGTCCCGGCAGACCTTGCTCGCCACCAGACCATTGTCGCCGGTCAGGACCTTGATCCGCACGCCGGCCTTCCTCAGGAGCTCAACGGCTTCCGCTGCTGAATCCTTTGGCGGGTCGAAGAACGCCGTGTAGCCCAGCAGGATCAGTTCAGCTTCGTCCGCTACGTGGTATGTTGTTTTTTCGCGCGGAAACTCACGGTAGGCGATGCCCAGCACGCGGTAGCCATCTTTGTTCAGCCGCTCTACCTCTTCGAAGAGGTTCTCCCGCATCATGTCTATCAGGGGATACACTTCGTCGCCGATCTGATAACGAGTGCATCGGGAGTAGATTTCCTCAACCGCTCCCTTGCAGATAAGCACATGATCGCCTTCATAGTCAACAACAACCGACATGCGGCGACGTTCGAAATCAAAAGGAAGCTCGTCCACCAGCCTGCACTCCCGCTCGACATCCAGATCGGAATATTCGAGTACGGCCCGGTCGATCAGATTCCGGAGGCCGGTCTGGTAATAACTGTTCAGATACGTGTAATTGAGAACGTCTTCGCTCGGATGGCCGGTGATGTCCACATGCTGCTCCAGGACCACACGATCCTGCGTCAGGGTGCCGGTTTTGTCCGTGCACAGCACGTCGATCGCGCCGAAGTTCTGGATGGACGGCAGCCGCTTGACCACGACCTTTTTCCTGGCCATGGTCAGGGCTCCCTTCGCGAGGTTCACGGTCACGATCATGGGAAGCATTTCCGGCGTGAGACCCACGGCGATGGAAAGGCCGAACAAGAGGGCCTCCACCCAGTCGCCCTTTGTCAGGCCCACGATGAAGTACACGGCCAAGACCATGACCACCATGAACCGGATCATGAGCCAGGTGAAGGAGCGCACGCCCTTGTCGAAGCTGGTATCTTCGCGTCGTTCG is a window from the Nitrospirota bacterium genome containing:
- a CDS encoding APC family permease — encoded protein: MDQPRKPTFTQRFKTLIFGGKHNIEDTSLFHKLTLIAFFAWIGLGADGLSSSCYGPEEAFLAVHGHVYLSVFVALMSGLTVFIIATSYSQIIELFPSGGGGYLVASKLLSPSAGMVSGCALLIDYVLTITISVASGADALFSFLPAAWLAYKLPFAIVGVLVLTVMNMRGVKESVLPLVPIFLTFVATHAFIIIYAMVTNLGSIGAVAAATRADVMQTQAELGVAGTVLLILRAYSMGAGTYTGIEAVSNGLPILREPKVQTGKRTMRYMAFSLALVVMGLMLAYLLYRVVPQSGKTLNAVLFETMARDWGRGGTVFVLVTLLSEAALLFVAAQTGFLDGPRVLSNMALDRWFPTKFAMLSDRLVTQKGILMMGGAALVTMLLTGGSVRYLVVLYSINVFITFFLSQLGMVRHWWEVRGKEDHWEKKLFFNGLGMTLTFFILASVTVLKFHEGGWITLLLTGALVVIALLTQRHYR
- a CDS encoding response regulator, with protein sequence MPEEKELILLVEDEPQMRRFLRITLQTQGYRLVEAATAQEGLSQATTRNPDIVLLDLGLPDLDGLEVTKRLREWTQTPIIVISAREQERDKVNALDAGADDYLTKPFNAAELLARIRVALRHAARQKTGADEPVFTLDTLRVDFAQRQVFVGNEEVHLTPIEYKLLAVMIRHAGKVITHRQLLHEVWGPAHVNEVQYLRVYMTQLRHKLETDPARPRFLLNEPGIGYRLKYDPA
- a CDS encoding sensor histidine kinase KdpD; this translates as MEEGRPNPDELLDRVRRETERSREGQLKVFFGAAPGVGKTYAMLEAAMQKRAEGVPVLVGLVETHGRRETEALLEGLDVLPRRDVEYRGTVLKEFDLDAALSRKPSLILVDELAHSNAPGSRHKKRWQDIYELLGAGISVYTTMNVQHLESLNDIVTQITGISVRETVPDFLLDRADEIELIDLPPDDLLQRMKEGKVYLPEQAAAAIRNFFRKGNLIALRELALRRTADRVDEQMQVYRQDKGIKEIWPAGERILVCVGANPRSIRLIHSARRLAAGLRAEWIAVHVEAHARVRPSAQDLRQLADHMRLAESLGAETVTLSGQRMSDEVLTYARSRNVSRIIIGKPTHPPWKDKIFGSPLDEIVRGSGDIDVYVISGDVAEPHRHPEPQIRPRKTGRKREWLWSILTVASCTGIDKLMQPYFERLDLAMVYLLGVVFAASRTGKWPSLFATVLSIAAFDFFFIPPYYSFAVSDVRYFITFLVMFIVSFVISRLTIRVRQQAESARLRERRTAALYSFSRELVRERGTEHLSDIAMKHIGEVFDSQVAILIPDDQNRLVPTVGGPSAFSPDQQELSVAHWVYEHRQPAGLSTDTLPGAKALYLPLIASGGPVGVVGILPRTPGDTFEPEQFHYIEAFANQTAIAIERSFLGQAAQRALLKAETESLRNTLLSSISHDLRTPLSVITGAATTLLQKDVVLDMSSRTDLVETIREEAERLNRSIKNVLDMTRLESGAIRLNKEWQPLEEIVGVVLERLDDRLQDHPVTVKLQGNLPLIPFDGLLIEQVLVNLFDNAIKYTPKGTPLELSATESFYTVTVSLADRGPGIPPGEEEHIFDKFVRGRASGTGVGLGLAICRTIINAHGGRIWAENREGGGAVFRFTLSAAGLPPAPKQEEERERV
- a CDS encoding PTS sugar transporter subunit IIA, giving the protein MDSLLDALQEGRLIELPENNKEHALQFLAHILEAIPTIPAGTDIVGLVMARERATGTAIGRGWACPHARTSYDDDLLCVVGWSPTGIDYGAPDGVPVSIIAMYLVPDNQRNHYLREVSMLAKALKSYDGIDKLRSAKELNEIREHLLDMVSATKETVGPDTRARMIQLQARPGVAAIAVPDLANLVVEPVTIVTAPGIKPVVLAQNRKLVEALDSAAGLVEGVASSGLFQNGGWRIMKRGTVTYQGDRVAYECLAIATAKGNLSSDK
- the mgtA gene encoding magnesium-translocating P-type ATPase; translated protein: MIRGVFMKFFGKSAAEPHSLKTAQTATEHERRLVDLCSMPAQEALGALHADPQGLTSEAAERRLHKFGPNELSHTKQLSFLADIFERCKSPLVIQLLLIAAISGFIGEIKSTIIVGMMVLLSVGLSYVLDRRSNNTVEALGRRVQSRTRVLRDGKEHEINLSDIVPGDIVLLNAGSIIPADLRLLVAKDFFVSQSALTGESMAVEKTAEVRVMSDQSAWELPNACFLGSSVTSGTARGVVINTGTRTLFGSIAERLAERREDTSFDKGVRSFTWLMIRFMVVMVLAVYFIVGLTKGDWVEALLFGLSIAVGLTPEMLPMIVTVNLAKGALTMARKKVVVKRLPSIQNFGAIDVLCTDKTGTLTQDRVVLEQHVDITGHPSEDVLNYTYLNSYYQTGLRNLIDRAVLEYSDLDVERECRLVDELPFDFERRRMSVVVDYEGDHVLICKGAVEEIYSRCTRYQIGDEVYPLIDMMRENLFEEVERLNKDGYRVLGIAYREFPREKTTYHVADEAELILLGYTAFFDPPKDSAAEAVELLRKAGVRIKVLTGDNGLVASKVCRDVGIEPGPIVSGADISSMTPDVFSRVVQEADVFVKIAPAQKEQIVQELRKQGHVVGFMGDGINDAPALKAADVGISVDSAVDVAKEAADIVLLEKSLLVLEEGIIEGRKVFANIIKYIRMGASSNFGNMFSVVGASYLLPFLPMQPIQVLTNNLLYDISQTGIPTDNVDEEQTAKPQKWDISNIKRFMIFIGPMSSIFDYATFALMWFFFKCSVYADAATGPVQKETLARLFQTGWFVESLLTQTLIVHTIRTRRMPFFGSRASFHLTLTTLVVMAIGAWLPFSPFAGALGMVPLPPVYWVWIAFFLVLYAVMTHGMKTWFFKRYGGD